The Pirellulimonas nuda genome includes a region encoding these proteins:
- a CDS encoding TraR/DksA family transcriptional regulator: MARNDSIQKMRDLLVMRRDALRKALSGDLSMLKQMRDQTSGDVIDAALDAAQDEISSQLAEVESRELSHIERALERIRLGVYGVCEYCSGKIPMARLNALPYATMCIECQRAAEDGRLDENDRADWSRIIDEGGDAELSISDLEMS, encoded by the coding sequence ATGGCCCGAAACGACTCAATCCAGAAGATGCGCGACCTGCTGGTGATGCGCCGCGACGCCCTGCGCAAGGCCCTGTCGGGCGACCTGAGCATGCTCAAGCAGATGCGCGACCAGACCAGCGGCGACGTGATCGACGCCGCCCTCGACGCGGCCCAGGACGAGATCAGCTCGCAACTGGCCGAGGTCGAGAGCCGCGAGCTGTCGCACATCGAACGCGCTCTCGAGCGGATCCGCCTGGGCGTGTACGGCGTGTGCGAGTACTGCTCCGGCAAGATCCCCATGGCCCGGCTCAACGCGCTCCCCTACGCCACGATGTGCATCGAGTGCCAGCGGGCCGCGGAAGACGGCAGGCTGGACGAGAACGACCGCGCGGACTGGAGCCGGATCATCGACGAAGGGGGCGACGCAGAGCTGTCGATCTCCGACCTCGAGATGTCGTAA
- a CDS encoding S1C family serine protease → MDHRLLAFATSLAITLGGGPALGQRAPLSADSERNQQFAQLARDVEAMERELGIVKRVVALVTPTVVHIEARPLREYRVRSNVQEAGSGVIVRFGVRDFVLTNRHVVKNSSEPYIRIQLADGRVLTPQRILSDPLTDVAVLEVEATDLIPARLGDSDAVEIGEFALAVGSPFGLSQSVTRGIISAKGRYNLDLGDGEVKYQNFLQTDAAINPGNSGGPLINLRGEVIGLNTAIASNSGGNEGIGFSIPINVVMRIARQLVDRGEVRWGFLGVTLDGLFDDKRARAIGLPRLVGARIKEVTPGSPAEWAQLRPDDVVISFAGTRIEDDDHLISLVKLTEVGQSVELVVFRDGAPMRTRVEIAAETGATN, encoded by the coding sequence ATGGATCATCGTTTACTTGCGTTCGCGACCTCGCTCGCGATTACCCTCGGCGGCGGGCCCGCGCTGGGCCAACGCGCCCCGCTGTCGGCCGATAGCGAGCGCAACCAGCAGTTCGCCCAGCTCGCCCGCGACGTCGAGGCGATGGAGCGCGAGCTGGGGATCGTCAAACGCGTCGTCGCCCTGGTGACCCCCACCGTGGTCCACATCGAGGCCCGCCCGCTACGCGAGTACCGCGTGCGGAGCAACGTGCAGGAAGCGGGATCGGGGGTGATCGTTCGGTTTGGGGTCCGCGACTTTGTGCTCACCAACCGCCACGTGGTCAAGAACTCGTCGGAGCCGTACATCCGCATCCAGCTAGCGGACGGCCGGGTGCTGACCCCGCAGCGGATCCTGAGCGACCCGCTGACGGACGTCGCCGTGTTGGAGGTCGAAGCAACCGACCTGATTCCGGCCCGGCTGGGGGACAGTGACGCGGTGGAGATCGGCGAGTTCGCCCTGGCGGTCGGCAGCCCGTTCGGCCTGAGCCAGAGCGTCACCCGCGGCATCATCAGCGCCAAGGGGCGTTACAACCTCGACCTCGGCGACGGCGAGGTGAAGTACCAGAACTTCCTGCAGACCGACGCCGCCATCAACCCCGGCAACAGCGGCGGCCCGCTGATCAACCTACGCGGCGAGGTGATCGGTCTGAACACCGCCATCGCCAGCAACTCGGGCGGGAACGAGGGGATCGGCTTCTCCATCCCGATCAACGTGGTCATGCGCATCGCCCGGCAGTTGGTCGACCGGGGCGAGGTCCGCTGGGGCTTCTTGGGCGTCACGCTCGACGGCCTGTTCGACGACAAACGGGCCCGCGCCATCGGGCTCCCCCGGCTGGTGGGCGCCCGCATCAAGGAAGTCACCCCCGGCTCCCCCGCCGAGTGGGCCCAACTGCGGCCGGACGACGTGGTGATCTCCTTCGCCGGCACCCGCATCGAAGACGACGACCACCTGATCAGCCTGGTGAAGCTGACCGAAGTAGGCCAGAGCGTCGAGCTGGTGGTCTTCCGCGACGGCGCTCCGATGCGCACCCGCGTCGAGATCGCCGCGGAAACCGGGGCAACGAATTAA
- a CDS encoding nucleoside hydrolase, translated as MPRKVILDMDPGVDDALGLCVALASNELEVVAVTATGGNVLPALATRNVQAIIENLDPQRWPRIGAATAEQPLRTDGRDLHGSDGLGGAEFQVAELANRHASIKVISDEIRQAPGEVTVVCSGPLSNLAAVLQREPDIAQAIGQVIVVGGAVACGGNITPAAEFNIYCDAESARDVLRSRITKTLLPLDVTRQLSMRFDLLDLVKQGDGRTARLLDRILPGYYRAYRHRMGMEGIFVHDAVGVVMAMHPELFTTEPMSGDVETAGDLTYGATVFDRRSKPDSQPNMEVVTEMDVAAVRDCLLRGVKG; from the coding sequence ATGCCCCGCAAAGTCATCCTCGATATGGACCCCGGCGTCGACGACGCGCTCGGGCTGTGCGTCGCTTTGGCGTCCAACGAGCTGGAGGTGGTCGCCGTTACCGCCACCGGCGGGAACGTGCTGCCCGCCTTGGCCACGCGGAACGTGCAGGCGATTATCGAAAACCTCGACCCGCAGCGCTGGCCACGGATCGGCGCCGCAACCGCCGAGCAGCCGCTGCGCACCGACGGGCGCGACCTGCACGGGTCGGACGGGCTGGGGGGCGCCGAGTTTCAGGTGGCCGAGCTGGCCAACCGCCACGCCTCGATCAAGGTGATTTCCGACGAGATCCGGCAGGCGCCGGGCGAGGTGACGGTGGTCTGCTCGGGCCCGCTGAGCAACCTGGCGGCCGTGCTGCAGCGCGAACCCGATATCGCCCAGGCGATCGGCCAAGTGATCGTGGTGGGCGGGGCCGTGGCGTGCGGGGGCAACATCACCCCGGCCGCGGAGTTCAACATCTACTGCGACGCGGAGAGCGCCCGCGACGTGCTGCGGTCGCGGATCACTAAGACGCTGCTGCCGCTGGACGTCACGCGTCAGCTCAGCATGCGTTTCGACCTGCTCGACCTGGTCAAGCAGGGCGACGGGCGGACGGCCAGGCTGCTCGATCGCATCCTCCCGGGCTACTACCGCGCCTACCGGCACCGCATGGGGATGGAGGGGATCTTTGTGCACGACGCGGTCGGCGTGGTGATGGCGATGCACCCCGAGCTGTTCACCACCGAGCCGATGTCGGGCGACGTCGAAACCGCCGGCGACCTCACCTACGGCGCCACGGTGTTCGACCGCCGGTCGAAGCCCGACTCGCAGCCGAACATGGAAGTCGTGACCGAGATGGACGTGGCGGCGGTGCGCGACTGCTTGCTGCGGGGCGTCAAGGGCTGA
- the trpD gene encoding anthranilate phosphoribosyltransferase — MDFALNEGLNALIGQVSAGQNLTLEEASAAIEALMRGEAAEPQIAALLTALAHKGETVDEVAGAALAMRRCMTPIRSSRRGIVDTCGTGGGGSQTFNISTTAAIVAAAAGAVVAKHGNRSVTSRSGSADVLQALGVNLDASVPQVEACLEELGLCFCFAPLQHPAMRHVGAVRKKLGIRTIFNTLGPLANPAGAEHQLLGAGRSELPPLLAGAAARLGTQRTLVVHGADGLGDVSITGPTQVIEVTPAGERRLEWTPADFGVAEGPLSALLIESVEQSAAVVRAVLAGEQGPPRDIVVLNAAATLIAAEQEADPKLAAERASEAIDSGGAARLLQRLVERSHEPA; from the coding sequence ATGGATTTTGCCTTGAACGAAGGCCTGAACGCGTTGATCGGCCAGGTTTCGGCCGGGCAAAACCTGACGCTCGAAGAGGCCTCGGCCGCGATCGAGGCGCTCATGCGGGGCGAGGCCGCCGAGCCCCAGATCGCCGCGCTGCTCACGGCGCTGGCCCACAAGGGAGAAACCGTAGACGAGGTGGCCGGCGCGGCGCTCGCCATGCGGCGCTGCATGACGCCGATCCGCAGCAGCCGTCGCGGGATCGTCGACACCTGCGGCACCGGCGGCGGGGGGTCGCAGACGTTCAACATCAGCACCACCGCGGCCATTGTTGCCGCGGCGGCCGGCGCCGTGGTCGCCAAGCACGGCAACCGCAGCGTCACCAGCCGCAGCGGGTCGGCCGACGTGCTGCAAGCGCTGGGGGTGAACCTCGACGCGTCGGTCCCGCAGGTCGAGGCCTGCCTGGAGGAGCTGGGCCTCTGCTTCTGCTTTGCTCCGCTCCAGCACCCGGCGATGCGGCACGTCGGCGCGGTGCGCAAGAAGCTGGGGATCCGCACCATCTTCAACACGCTGGGCCCGCTGGCGAACCCCGCCGGCGCCGAGCACCAACTGCTGGGGGCGGGACGCTCCGAGCTCCCCCCGCTGCTGGCCGGCGCCGCCGCCAGGCTGGGGACCCAGCGGACCCTCGTGGTCCACGGCGCCGACGGACTGGGTGACGTGTCGATCACCGGTCCCACGCAAGTGATCGAGGTGACCCCCGCCGGTGAGCGACGCCTGGAGTGGACCCCGGCCGACTTCGGCGTCGCCGAGGGCCCGCTCTCCGCGCTGCTGATCGAGTCGGTCGAGCAGAGCGCTGCGGTCGTCCGCGCGGTGCTCGCCGGCGAGCAAGGGCCGCCGCGCGACATCGTGGTCCTGAACGCCGCGGCCACGCTGATCGCCGCCGAACAAGAAGCCGACCCCAAGCTCGCCGCGGAGCGTGCGTCCGAGGCGATCGACTCGGGCGGCGCGGCTCGGCTCCTCCAACGCCTCGTCGAGCGATCGCATGAGCCCGCTTGA
- a CDS encoding DUF5722 domain-containing protein, which translates to MRSQILLLTLLLLPHTAVGAPPRVSQVRVTPTSIVLASDAPQGATLYEAPLWADERDAADLIRVQELPPGVAEVTVDRVAGEAGALRDRLLSRWVVASGEGAGRSLSAPRFADEVAPRAELPRVLPRSKKGLGGYSAGRGPDQDLDALGITSVTVNIPLSFLRVTPQRGAIALRHAGREYWADAGAIARLDRTMAHTYKRNLLVLGILLMPRPDQLPPDVAVMADPNCDPGAHFAMPNVRSEQGMRLYAAALDFLCERYSRPSGEHGRIHHWIVHNEVDAGWEWTNAGELPLAEFFDLYYRSLRAVHLTARQYDPHAQAFVSLTHHWNAAYPNHGYSSRAILDLLLERCRTEGDFAWALAYHPYPASLLEPATWDDPGATRRLDTPKITPKNLEVLAEWACRPDTFFRGERQRVIHLSEQGLNSRDYSPRQLELQAAGLAYFWKKAAALPEIQAMQYHNWIDNRHEGGLRIGLRRFPDDKDDPLGKKPAWELYRAAGTPQEDEAFRFALPVIGVESWGDVTDSHEEAQESTTR; encoded by the coding sequence ATGCGCTCCCAGATTCTACTGCTTACGTTGCTCCTTCTCCCGCACACCGCGGTCGGCGCCCCGCCCCGGGTCTCCCAGGTCCGGGTGACGCCCACCAGCATCGTTCTCGCGAGCGACGCCCCGCAGGGCGCGACGCTGTACGAAGCCCCCCTCTGGGCCGACGAGCGCGACGCGGCCGACCTGATCCGGGTGCAGGAGCTGCCCCCCGGCGTGGCGGAGGTGACGGTCGACCGCGTCGCGGGCGAGGCCGGCGCGTTGCGGGACCGGCTGCTCTCGCGGTGGGTCGTGGCGAGCGGCGAGGGCGCAGGCCGCTCGCTTTCCGCGCCACGCTTCGCAGACGAAGTAGCGCCGCGCGCCGAGCTGCCCCGCGTCCTGCCGCGCAGCAAGAAGGGGCTCGGCGGCTACTCGGCCGGGCGCGGCCCCGACCAGGACCTCGACGCGCTGGGCATCACCAGCGTGACGGTGAACATCCCCTTGAGCTTCTTGCGCGTCACGCCCCAGCGGGGCGCGATCGCGCTGCGGCACGCGGGCCGGGAGTACTGGGCAGATGCGGGCGCCATCGCGCGGCTCGACCGCACGATGGCCCACACCTACAAACGCAACCTGTTGGTGCTTGGCATCTTGCTGATGCCCCGGCCCGACCAGTTGCCCCCCGATGTCGCGGTGATGGCCGACCCTAACTGCGATCCCGGCGCGCACTTCGCGATGCCCAACGTCCGCTCCGAGCAGGGGATGCGGCTCTACGCGGCGGCGCTCGACTTCTTGTGCGAGCGGTACAGCCGCCCCAGCGGCGAGCATGGCCGCATCCACCACTGGATCGTCCACAACGAGGTAGACGCCGGGTGGGAGTGGACCAACGCGGGCGAACTGCCGCTGGCGGAGTTCTTCGACCTCTACTACCGATCGCTGCGCGCCGTGCACCTCACCGCGCGGCAGTACGACCCGCACGCCCAGGCGTTTGTGTCGCTCACGCACCACTGGAACGCGGCCTACCCCAACCACGGCTACAGCTCGCGGGCGATCCTCGACCTGCTGCTAGAGCGTTGCCGCACGGAGGGAGACTTCGCTTGGGCGCTGGCGTACCATCCCTACCCTGCTTCGCTGTTGGAGCCGGCGACCTGGGACGACCCGGGCGCCACACGGCGCCTCGACACCCCCAAGATCACGCCGAAGAACCTCGAAGTGCTGGCCGAGTGGGCCTGCCGGCCCGACACGTTCTTCCGAGGCGAGCGGCAGCGCGTGATCCACCTCTCCGAGCAGGGGCTCAACTCACGCGACTACAGCCCCCGTCAGCTCGAGCTGCAAGCCGCGGGGCTGGCGTACTTCTGGAAGAAGGCCGCTGCGCTCCCGGAGATCCAAGCGATGCAGTACCACAACTGGATCGACAACCGCCACGAAGGGGGCCTGCGGATCGGCCTGCGTCGGTTCCCGGACGACAAGGACGACCCGCTGGGCAAGAAGCCGGCGTGGGAGTTGTACCGCGCCGCGGGGACGCCCCAAGAAGACGAAGCGTTCCGGTTTGCGCTGCCGGTGATCGGCGTCGAGAGTTGGGGCGACGTGACGGATAGCCACGAAGAAGCACAAGAAAGCACAACGCGTTAG
- a CDS encoding tetratricopeptide repeat protein produces the protein MPHADNPHLTRAQMLLGRRMVAEAQRELGQALAQQPDSAEAHALLAICRAQQKAYDDATELSQRAVGLAPDSAPIRYLAAQVALMRNDLPVAQCLATEAIELNPHDADYFALRAQVSVARSAWREAMVDLKFALQLEPDNALALNLLSVAQRGVGDTTAGRQTLTEALRRDPENAWSHANLGWSHLERGELKDAERHFREAIRLEPSLESARQGVLETVKAKAPPYRWWLSYLFWMSRQTPQVQMGVLFGLWIGARMVGGAADRWPKAAPVLYGVLVLYGLFCLTTWIARPLSNAALLLHPFGRLALRPKEKLEAVVVVGWLAVGIGIGVAAAVTNSHVYASIAIALLLTWVPATMAFKFEHPKPLRIMIGVTALVAVLSVSVMSVELLGPDRAPQVLPAAFLNGVYAPAVKLLPYSPLAVLLLANALAANRWRD, from the coding sequence ATGCCGCACGCCGACAACCCGCACCTGACCCGCGCCCAGATGTTGTTGGGCCGCCGCATGGTGGCGGAGGCCCAGCGCGAGCTCGGCCAAGCGCTCGCCCAGCAGCCCGACAGCGCCGAGGCGCACGCGTTGCTGGCCATCTGCCGGGCGCAACAAAAGGCCTACGACGACGCCACCGAGCTGAGCCAACGCGCCGTGGGGCTAGCCCCCGACTCGGCGCCGATCCGTTACCTGGCGGCCCAGGTTGCCCTGATGCGCAACGACCTGCCGGTCGCCCAATGCCTAGCGACCGAGGCGATCGAGCTCAACCCGCACGACGCCGACTACTTTGCGCTCCGCGCCCAGGTGAGCGTGGCCCGCAGCGCGTGGCGTGAAGCGATGGTCGATTTGAAGTTCGCCCTGCAGCTCGAGCCAGACAACGCGCTGGCGCTAAACCTGCTGTCGGTCGCCCAACGCGGCGTGGGAGACACAACCGCGGGCCGCCAGACGCTGACCGAGGCGCTGCGGCGCGACCCGGAGAACGCCTGGTCGCACGCCAACCTCGGCTGGTCGCACCTAGAACGGGGCGAGCTGAAGGACGCCGAGCGGCACTTCCGCGAGGCGATCCGGCTGGAGCCCTCGCTCGAGTCGGCCCGGCAGGGGGTGCTCGAGACGGTCAAGGCCAAGGCGCCCCCGTACCGCTGGTGGCTCAGCTACTTGTTCTGGATGAGCCGGCAGACGCCGCAGGTGCAGATGGGCGTGCTGTTCGGGCTTTGGATCGGCGCCCGCATGGTCGGCGGCGCCGCCGACCGCTGGCCCAAGGCGGCGCCGGTGCTGTACGGGGTGCTGGTGCTGTACGGGCTGTTCTGCCTAACCACCTGGATCGCCCGGCCGCTGTCGAACGCCGCGCTCTTGCTCCACCCGTTCGGACGGCTGGCGCTGCGCCCGAAAGAGAAACTCGAAGCGGTGGTGGTGGTCGGTTGGCTGGCGGTGGGGATCGGGATCGGGGTCGCCGCGGCGGTAACCAACTCGCACGTCTACGCCTCGATCGCCATTGCGCTGCTGCTGACCTGGGTGCCGGCCACGATGGCGTTCAAGTTCGAACACCCCAAGCCGCTGCGGATTATGATCGGGGTGACGGCCCTGGTGGCCGTGCTGTCGGTGAGCGTGATGAGCGTTGAGCTGCTGGGCCCCGACCGCGCGCCCCAGGTGCTGCCCGCGGCCTTCCTCAACGGCGTGTACGCCCCCGCGGTCAAGCTGCTGCCCTACTCGCCGCTGGCGGTGCTGCTGCTGGCCAACGCCCTTGCCGCCAACCGTTGGCGAGACTGA
- a CDS encoding polyhydroxyalkanoic acid system family protein yields MPKFNVTVPHTLSKEEALERLKRFSDLIGNRYAGQVKDISQSWDGDKLNFGFTTFGFKIGGVVESTDSGVSVAGDLPMMAAPFKGKVESSIQEELAKLLRA; encoded by the coding sequence GTGACTGTCCCGCACACGCTGTCCAAGGAAGAAGCCCTCGAACGCCTGAAGCGGTTCAGCGACCTGATCGGCAATCGCTACGCCGGGCAGGTGAAAGACATCAGCCAGTCTTGGGACGGCGACAAGCTGAACTTCGGCTTCACCACGTTCGGCTTCAAGATCGGCGGCGTGGTCGAATCGACCGACAGCGGCGTGTCTGTCGCCGGCGACCTGCCGATGATGGCCGCCCCCTTCAAGGGGAAGGTCGAGAGCTCGATCCAAGAAGAGCTGGCCAAACTCTTGCGCGCTTAA